GCGAGCTTCTTCCCGATCCTGGTGCTCGGCATCTTCTGGAAGAACTGCACGGCCGCGGGTGCCACGGCAGGCATGTCGGCCGGACTGATCACCACGATGGCCTACATGCTGTGGACGATCGACATCTACGGCAACTCCGACGGCATCTTCGGGATCGCCGAGACCGGCTTCGGGACGGTGGGCATGATCATCAACTTCATCGTCACGATCACGGTCTCGAAGTTCACGACCAAGCCGTCGCCGGTGATGCAGGAGCTCGTCGAGGAGATCCGGTTCCCGGGGCGGACCGAGCTGGTGGCCAAGCACGCCGAGGGGCAGGTCTGACCTGCCGGAGCCTGACCGGCAACCCCCCAGACCGCCGGCGGCGAGGCGTCCCCTCGCCGCCGGTGGCGTCTCCTCCGGGCAACCCCGGGCCAACCCACACGGAGTAGGTTCAGATCCATGAGCGAGCAGACCCTGTCCAACCTGATGAACGAGGACCGCCGCTTCGAGCCGCCGGCGGACCTCGCTGCCGACGCCAACGTCCGCGAGGAGGCGTACGCCCGTGGCGACGCCGACCCGGAGGCGTTCTGGGCCGATGCGGCAGAGCGGCTCGACTGGGGCCGGAAGTGGGACCGCGTGCTCGACTGGGACGACCCGCCGTTCGCGAAGTGGTTCGTCGGCGGCACCCTCAACGCCGCGGTCAACTGCGTCGACCGCCACGTCGACGCCGGACACGGCGACAAGGTGGCGATCCACTTCGTCGGCGAGCCGGAGGACGACACCCGCGACCTCACCTACGCACAGCTCAAGGACGAGGTCTGCAAGGCGACCAACGCCCTGGTCGAGCTCGGGGTCGCGAAGGGCGACCGGGTCGCGATCTACATGCCGATGATCCCGGAGACGGTCGTCGCGATGCTGGCCTGCGCCCGTCTGGGCGCCCCCCACACGGTCGTGTTCGGCGGCTTCTCCGCCGACGCCCTCGCCAACCGGGTCGTCGACTGCGGCGCCGAGGTGATCATCACCTCCGACGGCGGCTTCCGCCGCGGCGCTCCCTCGGCCCTCAAGCCCGCCGTCGACGAGGCGGTCGGCAAGGCCTCCGAGCAGGGCCAGGCGGTCCGGTCCGTGCTCGTCGTGCGCCGCACCGGTCAGGACGTCGACTGGGACGACAGCCGTGACTTGTGGTGGCACGACGCCGTCGACGGCCAGTCGGCGGACCACGAGGCGGAGATGCACGACTCCGAGCACCCGCTCTACGTCATGTACACCTCCGGCACCACGGGCAAGCCGAAGGGGATCCTGCACACCACCGGCGGCTACCTCGTCGGCACCTCGTTCACCCACTGGGAGGTCTTCGACCTCAAGCCGGAGACCGACGTCTACTGGTGCACCGCCGACGTCGGCTGGGTGACCGGCCACTCCTACATGGCCTACGGCCCGCTCGCCAACGGCTGCACGCAGGTGATGTACGAGGGCACCCCCGACAGCCCCCACAAGGGCCGCTGGTGGGAGATCGTCGAGAAGTACGGCGTCACCATCTTCTACACGGCCCCCACGGCGATCCGGACGTTCATGAAGTGGGGCGACGACATCCCCGCGAAGTTCGACCTGTCCTCGATCCGCCTGCTCGGCTCGGTCGGCGAGCCGATCAACCCCGAGGCGTACGTCTGGTACCGCGAGAACATCGGGGCGGGCTCGGTCCCGGTCGTCGACACCTGGTGGCAGACGGAGACCGGCCAGATCATGATCAGCCCGCTGCCCGGCGTCACCCACGGCAAGCCCGGCTCGGCGATGAAGGCCCTCCCGGGCGTCGCCGCCGACGTGGTCGACGACCTCGGCGCGTCCGTGCCCAACGGTTCCGGCGGCTACCTCGTGCTCCAGAAGCCGTGGCCGGCGATGCTGCGCACGCTGTGGGGCGACGACGAGAGGTTCAAGGACACGTACTGGTCGCGCTACGCGGAGAAGGGCTTCTACTTCGCCGGCGACGGCGCCAAGAAGGATGACGACGGCGACATCTGGCTCCTCGGTCGGGTCGACGACGTGATGAACGTGTCCGGCCACCGGCTCTCCACGACCGAGATCGAGTCGGCCCTGGTCTCCCACCCCAAGGTCGCCGAGGCCGCCGTCGTGGGTGCCGCCGACGACACCACCGGCCAGGCGGTCTGCGCGTTCGTGATCCTGCGCGAGTCGGCGCTCGAGGGTGGCGAGGCCGCCCCCGACGAGCTGATCGAGGAGCTGCGCAAGCACGTGCAGAAGGAGATCGGCGCGATCGCCAAGCCGCGTCAGGTGATGATCGTCCCCGAGCTGCCGAAGACGCGCTCGGGCAAGATCATGCGCCGGCTGCTCAAGGACGTCGCCGAGCACCGGGAGGTGGGCGACGTGACCACCCTCGCCGACTCCACCGTGATGGACCTGATCAAGGACAAGGAGGGCTCGGGCGCCTCCGACGACGACTGAGCCGGCGAGTCGGCGCTTCCTCTCGCCCGCGGCCTGCCGAGTCGGCGCTTCCTCTCACCGTTGAGGCGCCCACTCGGCACGGATCAGGTGTCAGCCCGCGCCGACTCGGCATCGTCGGTCTCGTCCTCGGCGTCGACAGGCTGCTTGCCGCCGAGCAGCAGCAGGGCAACGCCGAGCAGCGCCGCGACCAGCGAGCCACCGAGGATGCCGACCTTGGCCTCCCCGGTGAGGAGCTCGTCGCCGGGGAAGGACAGCCCGGCGATGAAGAGGCTGACCGTGAACCCGATGCCGCCCACCGCTCCGAGCCCGGCGACCATGCGCCACCCGGTGTTCTCCGGCAGCCTGCCCAGACCGAGCCTGACGGCGAGGAAGGCGGCGAGCAGGATGCCGACCGGCTTGCCCACGACGAGCCCGGCAGCGATGCCGAGCGCGACCGCGGAGTCCAGCGCCTGTCCGAGCACCCCGCCACCGAGGTAGACCCCGGCGTTGGCGAGCGCGAACACCGGCAGCACGAAGTACGACGACACGGGGTGCAGCCGGTTCTGGAGCCGTTCCTGGACCGGGACGGACTCCGCGAGCAGGAACCGCAGCCGGTGCAGCTCGTCGGCGTCGAGGTGGCGGTCCTCGAGCGCCTTCTGGGCGTAGCCGCGGGCGACCTTCTCCTCGAGCAGCGGCCTGGTCGGCGTGATCAGGCCGATCGCCACCCCCGCCAGCGTCGCGTGCACGCCGGACTCGAAGGTGGCCAGCCAGACGAGCACGCCGACCACGACGTAGGCCCACACGCTCCAGATCCGCAGCCTGCGCATCACGAGCATCAGCCCCAGCAGCGCGATCGCGATCGCGAGGGCGATGAGGTTCAGGTCATCGGTGTAGAAGACGGCGATCACCAGGATCGCGCCGATGTCGTCGACGATCGCCAGGGTCAGCAGGAAGAGCCGGGCCGCCGACGGGATGCGGCGCCCGAGCAGGCCGAGGACCCCCACCGCGAACGCGATGTCCGTGGCCATCGGGATCCCCCAGCCGGAGGCGCCCTCGCCCCCGGCGACGATCACCGCGTAGATGCCCGCGGGGACGACCATGCCGCCGACGGCCGCCACGATCGGCAGCGCCGCGGTCTTGGGGTCACGGAGGTCGCCGTGGACGAGCTCGTACTTGATCTCCAGCCCGACGACGAAGAAGAAGATCACCATGAGGGCGTCGTTGACCCAGTGCTGGAGCGTGTCCTCCAGGGTCAGGACCCCGATGTCGAGCGTGATCGTGGTGTGCCAGAAGGAGTCGTACGCCTCGGTCCACGGCGAGTTCGCCCACACCAGGGCGACGACGGCCGCGGCCAGCAGCAGCACCGAGCCCGCCGTCTCGACCCGGAGGAACTCCCGCACCGGCCGGGCGACCAGCCGGGCCAGCGTCCGGTCGCTCTCCGAGTAGACCGGGCCGAGCCGCCACACGGCGTCCTGGCCGTGGTCCGTGGCGCGCTCACCCGAGCGTTCGGAGGAGGGGGACGGGGAATCGTCGGTCATGGGGCCGCCTTTCGGGCGTCGTCGACGGGCACTCCGCCGGCCCGTGCGACCAGCGAGCCGACCAGACTTCCCGGCACACCGAGGTCCAGCCTAGCGGGACGGTAGGGTCGAGGTCCGCGCGCATCCCACCACGGAGGAACTCCACGACATGGCCCCCGAACCCGTCCGGGAGACCGACCCCACCATCGGCCGCCTCGTCGCCGACGCCAGTCGCGACCTGTCGTCGCTGGTCTCCCAGGAGATCCAGCTCGCCAAGTCGGAGCTCAAGGTCAGCGTCAAGGCGGGCGGCCTCGGCATCGGCCTGTTCGCGGCGGCGGCCTTCCTCCTCGTGCTGGCCGTGATCATGCTCTCGGTCGCGATCGCCTACTTCATCAACTGGAACGGCGAGGGGCTCGACCTGCACTGGGCCTTCCTCATCGTCTTCGCCTTCTACGTGCTGGTCGCCGCCCTCCTCGTCTTCCTGGGCGTGCGCAAGGTCAAGAGGGTCCGGGGACCCGAGCGGGCGATCCAGCAGGGCCGGGAGATCCCCCGTGCCCTGAAGGGTCAGGCCTGACCCGGGGTCAACCGGCGCAGTCGCCGGTGGCCACCGGCTCGCTCGTCGCCAGCCCCCGCGCCGCGCTCTGCGCCACCTGGTCGGCGGTCAGCGCGTAGCCGGTCTCGTCGTCGGTGACCGAGGCGGCGAAGACCATGCCGACGGCGTCGCCGTCGGTGGAGACGATGGGCCCGCCGGAGTTGCCGGGGCGCACCAGCGCGCGCAGCGAGAAGACCTCGCGGATCACGGTGCCCTCGCCGTAGATGTTGGGCGACCGCAGCCGCTGCTCGGCCCGGATCCGGCCCGCACGCACGTCGTACGGTCCGTCCTCGGGGTAGCCGAGCACGGCG
This genomic interval from Nocardioides euryhalodurans contains the following:
- the nhaA gene encoding Na+/H+ antiporter NhaA; amino-acid sequence: MTDDSPSPSSERSGERATDHGQDAVWRLGPVYSESDRTLARLVARPVREFLRVETAGSVLLLAAAVVALVWANSPWTEAYDSFWHTTITLDIGVLTLEDTLQHWVNDALMVIFFFVVGLEIKYELVHGDLRDPKTAALPIVAAVGGMVVPAGIYAVIVAGGEGASGWGIPMATDIAFAVGVLGLLGRRIPSAARLFLLTLAIVDDIGAILVIAVFYTDDLNLIALAIAIALLGLMLVMRRLRIWSVWAYVVVGVLVWLATFESGVHATLAGVAIGLITPTRPLLEEKVARGYAQKALEDRHLDADELHRLRFLLAESVPVQERLQNRLHPVSSYFVLPVFALANAGVYLGGGVLGQALDSAVALGIAAGLVVGKPVGILLAAFLAVRLGLGRLPENTGWRMVAGLGAVGGIGFTVSLFIAGLSFPGDELLTGEAKVGILGGSLVAALLGVALLLLGGKQPVDAEDETDDAESARADT
- the acs gene encoding acetate--CoA ligase, with amino-acid sequence MSEQTLSNLMNEDRRFEPPADLAADANVREEAYARGDADPEAFWADAAERLDWGRKWDRVLDWDDPPFAKWFVGGTLNAAVNCVDRHVDAGHGDKVAIHFVGEPEDDTRDLTYAQLKDEVCKATNALVELGVAKGDRVAIYMPMIPETVVAMLACARLGAPHTVVFGGFSADALANRVVDCGAEVIITSDGGFRRGAPSALKPAVDEAVGKASEQGQAVRSVLVVRRTGQDVDWDDSRDLWWHDAVDGQSADHEAEMHDSEHPLYVMYTSGTTGKPKGILHTTGGYLVGTSFTHWEVFDLKPETDVYWCTADVGWVTGHSYMAYGPLANGCTQVMYEGTPDSPHKGRWWEIVEKYGVTIFYTAPTAIRTFMKWGDDIPAKFDLSSIRLLGSVGEPINPEAYVWYRENIGAGSVPVVDTWWQTETGQIMISPLPGVTHGKPGSAMKALPGVAADVVDDLGASVPNGSGGYLVLQKPWPAMLRTLWGDDERFKDTYWSRYAEKGFYFAGDGAKKDDDGDIWLLGRVDDVMNVSGHRLSTTEIESALVSHPKVAEAAVVGAADDTTGQAVCAFVILRESALEGGEAAPDELIEELRKHVQKEIGAIAKPRQVMIVPELPKTRSGKIMRRLLKDVAEHREVGDVTTLADSTVMDLIKDKEGSGASDDD
- a CDS encoding phage holin family protein; the encoded protein is MAPEPVRETDPTIGRLVADASRDLSSLVSQEIQLAKSELKVSVKAGGLGIGLFAAAAFLLVLAVIMLSVAIAYFINWNGEGLDLHWAFLIVFAFYVLVAALLVFLGVRKVKRVRGPERAIQQGREIPRALKGQA